Proteins encoded in a region of the Caldisericum sp. genome:
- a CDS encoding nitroreductase family protein, whose amino-acid sequence MSDILKLIKERRSIRQFKKDKIDRESIEKILEAGRFAPSAENNQPWRFFVIEKSENIKKVGELCSYGPLNTFVSTAPLLIVIYTSASHRFVDLDCGMCAENMMLEAHSLGIGSCFIGAFREKLLKELLNLEDKTRIVSVIAFGYPEKVPPPPKRLTLEELTKFDTDTKIRKIGLFEKIFKTGPLSIFFRSKK is encoded by the coding sequence ATGAGTGATATATTAAAGCTAATAAAAGAGAGAAGAAGCATAAGACAATTCAAGAAAGATAAAATAGACAGAGAAAGTATTGAGAAAATTCTTGAGGCAGGAAGATTTGCACCATCCGCAGAGAATAACCAGCCCTGGAGATTCTTTGTAATAGAAAAAAGTGAAAACATAAAGAAAGTTGGGGAACTCTGTTCCTATGGACCTCTTAATACATTTGTTTCAACTGCGCCTTTGCTTATAGTTATTTACACAAGTGCATCGCACAGGTTTGTAGATTTAGACTGCGGAATGTGTGCTGAAAATATGATGCTTGAAGCGCATTCTCTTGGGATCGGGTCTTGCTTTATTGGTGCCTTTAGAGAAAAATTGCTAAAGGAACTTCTAAACCTGGAGGACAAAACTCGCATAGTTTCCGTAATTGCATTTGGATATCCTGAAAAAGTACCACCTCCTCCTAAGAGGCTAACTCTTGAAGAACTAACAAAATTCGATACAGATACGAAAATCCGTAAAATTGGACTCTTCGAAAAAATTTTTAAAACAGGCCCACTTTCTATTTTCTTCAGGTCCAAAAAGTGA
- the sfsA gene encoding DNA/RNA nuclease SfsA, protein MKTPIFEIKTDLEATFIERQNKFLATVSIEGNNALAHIHDPGRLEGILEKGRTVLLKVFENPLRKTRYEIVGAKVDKEIVLVNSRYHNEIAEALIRRGIVKFGGSYLQIKREVKFENSRFDFMVEDKEKYLIEVKGCVLVKNGVALFPDAPTKRGTRHMLELAQSINFGFKPIVFILIFRNAFEFKPNGEIDKEFEKNFYNALLHGVEVRKFVLSYDGRYVYFEKEIP, encoded by the coding sequence GTGAAAACACCCATATTTGAAATAAAGACAGATTTAGAAGCAACTTTTATTGAAAGGCAAAATAAGTTCCTTGCAACAGTATCAATTGAAGGAAATAATGCCCTTGCGCATATTCACGACCCTGGACGGCTTGAAGGAATCCTTGAAAAAGGAAGAACAGTATTACTTAAGGTTTTTGAAAATCCTCTTAGAAAGACACGCTACGAGATTGTTGGCGCAAAAGTTGATAAAGAAATCGTGCTTGTAAATTCAAGATACCATAACGAGATTGCTGAAGCACTTATAAGAAGGGGAATTGTAAAATTCGGAGGTTCATACTTGCAGATTAAAAGAGAAGTTAAATTTGAGAATAGCCGATTTGACTTTATGGTTGAAGATAAAGAAAAATATCTCATTGAGGTTAAGGGTTGCGTTCTTGTTAAAAACGGCGTTGCACTCTTTCCCGATGCACCGACAAAACGAGGCACTCGACATATGCTTGAACTTGCGCAATCAATCAACTTTGGCTTTAAGCCCATTGTCTTCATCCTTATATTCAGAAATGCTTTTGAGTTCAAACCAAATGGGGAAATCGACAAAGAATTCGAAAAGAATTTTTATAATGCCCTCTTACATGGAGTGGAAGTAAGAAAATTTGTCCTTTCATACGATGGAAGGTATGTGTATTTTGAAAAAGAAATACCTTAA